The following proteins are co-located in the Macadamia integrifolia cultivar HAES 741 chromosome 3, SCU_Mint_v3, whole genome shotgun sequence genome:
- the LOC122073336 gene encoding chaperone protein dnaJ 11, chloroplastic-like encodes MATAASSPSCFIGQKLPSSNTTSSLPAPSCIRFRSPRVAATYTTAEKTRSPHLYTSNLASPESLYELLGVPTGATSKEIKAAYRRLARVCHPDAVATDRKDTSANEFMKIHAAYSTLSDPQKRTDYDRDLFSRQRLYRSPPSAFTYSAASAASSLSGFSGYTRKNWETDQCW; translated from the coding sequence ATGGCGACCGCCGCATCCTCCCCTTCCTGCTTTATCGGACAAAAGCTACCCTCCAGCAACACTACCTCTTCTCTTCCAGCTCCATCTTGTATCAGATTCCGGTCACCTCGCGTCGCCGCCACCTACACCACGGCGGAGAAGACCAGGTCACCTCACCTTTATACTTCCAACTTGGCTTCGCCGGAATCGCTTTATGAGTTGCTCGGTGTACCAACGGGCGCTACCTCTAAGGAGATCAAGGCGGCGTATCGGCGGTTGGCTCGTGTTTGTCATCCGGATGCGGTGGCGACAGATCGGAAAGACACTTCGGCTAATGAGTTCATGAAGATCCACGCCGCCTATTCTACGCTTTCCGATCCTCAAAAGCGTACCGATTACGACCGTGACCTCTTCAGCCGGCAAAGACTATATAGATCTCCACCGTCAGCCTTTACCTACTCGGCGGCGTCAGCGGCATCTTCTTTGTCTGGATTTTCTGGCTATACTCGCAAGAATTGGGAGACAGATCAGTGCTGGTAG